One genomic segment of Sanyastnella coralliicola includes these proteins:
- a CDS encoding response regulator, whose protein sequence is MKLRILYIEDEETNRLIVKAALRRDYDVETVGSIAQAKSVMGQGDVHLVISDFILQKELGLDFIKELKSTHPDIPVILLSGYMDPVVIPELIEKGHVDYFIPKPYQMEELEAMVKVALN, encoded by the coding sequence GCGCATACTGTACATTGAAGATGAAGAGACCAACCGTCTCATCGTCAAAGCGGCCCTTCGTCGCGACTACGATGTTGAAACGGTGGGATCTATCGCCCAGGCGAAATCAGTCATGGGTCAAGGCGATGTACACCTCGTTATTTCCGATTTCATATTACAAAAAGAGCTCGGTTTAGATTTTATCAAAGAGCTCAAATCAACTCATCCAGACATCCCCGTCATCCTCCTCAGCGGCTACATGGACCCCGTAGTCATCCCAGAACTCATCGAGAAAGGACATGTGGATTACTTCATTCCTAAACCTTATCAGATGGAGGAGTTGGAGGCGATGGTGAAGGTGGCGCTTAATTAG